Part of the Labilibaculum antarcticum genome, TTGTTTATGATTTTAAAATGACCAGTGATGTTGTTAAGAGCAAGGTCAATTTGAGTATGAACATGTTTAGCTTTTTACAGGTGGGTAAAAAACAAGTCCATTTTGCTGATGCATCGGTCATGGTTAATAAGAAACAATCCCTACTCATAAGAAAGGGGAATTGGCTATGGACAGAGCTACTTGATAATGACGATATTTATTATTGCAAGCTTCTCTTCTTTTCGGAAAACAGACTTAAGGAGTTTTTGAAAAAATATACGCCCAAGCAGGAAAGCCTCAAGGATGAAATCCCTTTTTTCGTTATTGAAAATGACGATTATATTGCGTCTTATCTGGATTCACTATCGAGAATGAGTGCAATGTCCTCTAGTTTCAATGTAAATTTACTTTCCGTAAAGTTTGAAGAAATCATGCTGTACCTGACTGCCAAATATGGTCAGAAATTTGAGTTGTACCTGCATTCCCTGATATCCAAGGAAACGTCCCCCTTTAAAAAGACAATTGAGAGTCATGTCTATTCGAATTTAAAACTGGAAGAAATTGCCTTTTTGTGCAATATGAGTTTATCGACCTTTAAACGCTATTTTATAACGGAATACAATGAATCCCCCGGAAAATGGTTGCAAGACAAGCGACTGCTAAGAGCAAAAGAACTTTTAGAGAATGGTG contains:
- a CDS encoding helix-turn-helix domain-containing protein — encoded protein: MSIENIPEIYLNKDEPVQDLFVYDFKMTSDVVKSKVNLSMNMFSFLQVGKKQVHFADASVMVNKKQSLLIRKGNWLWTELLDNDDIYYCKLLFFSENRLKEFLKKYTPKQESLKDEIPFFVIENDDYIASYLDSLSRMSAMSSSFNVNLLSVKFEEIMLYLTAKYGQKFELYLHSLISKETSPFKKTIESHVYSNLKLEEIAFLCNMSLSTFKRYFITEYNESPGKWLQDKRLLRAKELLENGELKASDIYLDFGYSNLSNFSIAFKNKFGISPVETTK